Genomic segment of Methanolobus mangrovi:
AGATTCTCTGATGTATCTTTCAGGTACTTCACGATATGATCCTCAAATATCTCAAGGTCATCATATTGTAATCCTCTCGTGTTTATAGTAGCTCCTTTGCATCCGCAAGGCAGGGCAAAGGCATCCATTTCTATGAGAAAAACCGGTTTTGCCAAAAGGTTTCTCAGTTTGACCTCAAGCTCACCACGGTTCTTTGATAATGTTTCTGTAATTGTCATTAT
This window contains:
- a CDS encoding DUF5402 family protein; this translates as MTITETLSKNRGELEVKLRNLLAKPVFLIEMDAFALPCGCKGATINTRGLQYDDLEIFEDHIVKYLKDTSENLEIEPSFLFARLVPGTAEIASLNSRVLCNRCYMDFARGSGKKPRPDIYILNFIRRE